Proteins from a single region of Macaca fascicularis isolate 582-1 chromosome 5, T2T-MFA8v1.1:
- the NDNF gene encoding protein NDNF isoform X2 — protein sequence MVLLHWCLLWLLFPLSSRTQKLPTRDEELFQMQIRDKAFFHDSSVIPDGAEISSYLFRDTPKRYFFVVEEDNTPLSVTVTPCDAPLEWKLSLQELPEDTSGEGSGDLEPLEQQKQQIINEEGTELFSYKGNDVEYFISSSSPSGLYQLDLLSTEKDTHFKVYATTTPESDQPYPELPYDPRVDVTSLGRTTITLAWKPSPTASLLKQPIQYCVVINKEHNFKSLCAVEAKLSADDAFMMAPKPGLDFSPFDFAHFGFPSDNSGKERSFQAKPFPKLGRHVYSRPKVDIQKICIGNKNIFTVSDLKPDTQYYFDVFVVNVNSNMSTAYVGTFARTKEEAKQKTVELKDGKVTDIFVKRKGAKFLRFAPVSSHQKVTFFIHSCLDAVQIQVRRDGKLLLSQNVEGIQQFQLRGKPKAKYLIRLKGNKKGASVLKILATTRPTKQSFPSLPEDTRIKAFDKLRTCSSATVAWLGTQERNKFCIYKKEVDDNYNEDQKRREQNQCLGPDIRKKSEKVLCKYFHSQNLQKAVTTETIKGLQPGRSYLLDVYVIGHGGHSVKYQSKVVKTRKFC from the exons ATGGTGCTGCTCCACTGGTGTCTGCTGTGGCTTCTGTTTCCACTCAGCTCAAGGACCCAGAAGTTACCCACCCGGGATGAGGAACTTTTTCAGATGCAGATCCGGGACAAGGCATTTTTTCATGATTCGTCAGTAATTCCAGATGGAGCTGAAATTAGCAGTTATCTCTTTAGAGATACACCTAAAAG GTATTTCTTTGTGGTTGAAGAAGACAATACTCCATTATCAGTCACAGTGACGCCCTGTGATGCACCTTTGGAGTGGAAGCTGAGCCTTCAGGAGCTTCCGGAGGACACAAGTGGGGAAGGCTCAG GTGATCTGGAACCTCTtgagcagcagaagcagcagatcATTAATGAGGAAGGCACTGAGTTATTCTCCTACAAAGgcaatgatgttgagtattttatATCTTCTAGTTCCCCATCCGGTTTATATCAGTTGGATCTTCTTTCAACAGAGAAAGATACACATTTCAAAGTATATGCCACCACAACTCCAGAATCTGATCAGCCATACCCTGAGTTACCCTATGACCCCAGAGTAGATGTGACCTCACTGGGGCGCACCACGATCACTTTGGCCTGGAAACCAAGCCCCACTGCCTCTTTGCTGAAACAACCCATTCAGTACTGCGTGGTCATCAACAAAGAGCACAATTTCAAAAGTCTCTGTGCAGTAGAAGCAAAACTGAGTGCAGATGATGCTTTTATGATGGCACCGAAACCTGGTCTGGACTTCAGCCCCTTTGACTTTGCCCACTTTGGATTTCCTTCAGATAATTCAGGTAAAGAACGCAGTTTCCAAGCAAAGCCTTTTCCAAAACTGGGGCGTCATGTCTACTCCAGGCCCAAGGTTGACATTCAGAAAATCTGCATAGGAAACAAGAACATCTTCACCGTCTCCGATCTGAAACCCGACACGCAGTACTACTTTGATGTATTTGTGGTCAACGTCAACAGCAACATGAGCACCGCTTACGTAGGTACCTTTGCCAGGACCAAGGAAGAAGCCAAACAGAAGACAGTTGAGCTAAAAGATGGGAAGGTAACAGATATATTTGTTAAAAGGAAGGGAGCAAAGTTTCTACGGTTCGCTCCAGTCTCTTCTCACCAAAAAGTCACCTTCTTTATTCACTCGTGTCTGGATGCTGTCCAAATCCAAGTGAGAAGAGATGGGAAACTTCTTCTGTCTCAGAATGTGGAAGGCATTCAGCAGTTTCAGCTTAGAGGAAAACCTAAAGCGAAATACCTCATTCGActgaaaggaaacaagaaaggagCATCTGTGTTGAAAATACTAGCTACCACAAGGCCTACTAAGCAGTCATTTCCCTCTCTTCCTGAAGACACAAGAATCAAAGCCTTTGACAAGCTCCGTACCTGTTCCTCGGCCACCGTGGCTTGGCTAGGCACTCAGGAAAGGAATAAGTTTTGCATCTACAAAAAAGAAGTGGATGATAACTACAATGAAGACCAGAAGAGAAGAGAGCAAAACCAATGCCTAGGACCAGATATCAGGAAGAAGTCAGAAAAGGTCCTCTGTAAATATTTCCATAGTCAAAACCTGCAGAAAGCAGTGACCACAGAAACAATTAAAGGTCTTCAGCCTGGCAGATCTTACCTGCTGGATGTTTATGTCATAGGACATGGGGGGCACTCTGTAAAGTATCAGAGTAAGGTTGTGAAAACTAGAAAGTTCTGTTAG
- the NDNF gene encoding protein NDNF isoform X1, translating to MKNKQIFLRMVLLHWCLLWLLFPLSSRTQKLPTRDEELFQMQIRDKAFFHDSSVIPDGAEISSYLFRDTPKRYFFVVEEDNTPLSVTVTPCDAPLEWKLSLQELPEDTSGEGSGDLEPLEQQKQQIINEEGTELFSYKGNDVEYFISSSSPSGLYQLDLLSTEKDTHFKVYATTTPESDQPYPELPYDPRVDVTSLGRTTITLAWKPSPTASLLKQPIQYCVVINKEHNFKSLCAVEAKLSADDAFMMAPKPGLDFSPFDFAHFGFPSDNSGKERSFQAKPFPKLGRHVYSRPKVDIQKICIGNKNIFTVSDLKPDTQYYFDVFVVNVNSNMSTAYVGTFARTKEEAKQKTVELKDGKVTDIFVKRKGAKFLRFAPVSSHQKVTFFIHSCLDAVQIQVRRDGKLLLSQNVEGIQQFQLRGKPKAKYLIRLKGNKKGASVLKILATTRPTKQSFPSLPEDTRIKAFDKLRTCSSATVAWLGTQERNKFCIYKKEVDDNYNEDQKRREQNQCLGPDIRKKSEKVLCKYFHSQNLQKAVTTETIKGLQPGRSYLLDVYVIGHGGHSVKYQSKVVKTRKFC from the exons GATGGTGCTGCTCCACTGGTGTCTGCTGTGGCTTCTGTTTCCACTCAGCTCAAGGACCCAGAAGTTACCCACCCGGGATGAGGAACTTTTTCAGATGCAGATCCGGGACAAGGCATTTTTTCATGATTCGTCAGTAATTCCAGATGGAGCTGAAATTAGCAGTTATCTCTTTAGAGATACACCTAAAAG GTATTTCTTTGTGGTTGAAGAAGACAATACTCCATTATCAGTCACAGTGACGCCCTGTGATGCACCTTTGGAGTGGAAGCTGAGCCTTCAGGAGCTTCCGGAGGACACAAGTGGGGAAGGCTCAG GTGATCTGGAACCTCTtgagcagcagaagcagcagatcATTAATGAGGAAGGCACTGAGTTATTCTCCTACAAAGgcaatgatgttgagtattttatATCTTCTAGTTCCCCATCCGGTTTATATCAGTTGGATCTTCTTTCAACAGAGAAAGATACACATTTCAAAGTATATGCCACCACAACTCCAGAATCTGATCAGCCATACCCTGAGTTACCCTATGACCCCAGAGTAGATGTGACCTCACTGGGGCGCACCACGATCACTTTGGCCTGGAAACCAAGCCCCACTGCCTCTTTGCTGAAACAACCCATTCAGTACTGCGTGGTCATCAACAAAGAGCACAATTTCAAAAGTCTCTGTGCAGTAGAAGCAAAACTGAGTGCAGATGATGCTTTTATGATGGCACCGAAACCTGGTCTGGACTTCAGCCCCTTTGACTTTGCCCACTTTGGATTTCCTTCAGATAATTCAGGTAAAGAACGCAGTTTCCAAGCAAAGCCTTTTCCAAAACTGGGGCGTCATGTCTACTCCAGGCCCAAGGTTGACATTCAGAAAATCTGCATAGGAAACAAGAACATCTTCACCGTCTCCGATCTGAAACCCGACACGCAGTACTACTTTGATGTATTTGTGGTCAACGTCAACAGCAACATGAGCACCGCTTACGTAGGTACCTTTGCCAGGACCAAGGAAGAAGCCAAACAGAAGACAGTTGAGCTAAAAGATGGGAAGGTAACAGATATATTTGTTAAAAGGAAGGGAGCAAAGTTTCTACGGTTCGCTCCAGTCTCTTCTCACCAAAAAGTCACCTTCTTTATTCACTCGTGTCTGGATGCTGTCCAAATCCAAGTGAGAAGAGATGGGAAACTTCTTCTGTCTCAGAATGTGGAAGGCATTCAGCAGTTTCAGCTTAGAGGAAAACCTAAAGCGAAATACCTCATTCGActgaaaggaaacaagaaaggagCATCTGTGTTGAAAATACTAGCTACCACAAGGCCTACTAAGCAGTCATTTCCCTCTCTTCCTGAAGACACAAGAATCAAAGCCTTTGACAAGCTCCGTACCTGTTCCTCGGCCACCGTGGCTTGGCTAGGCACTCAGGAAAGGAATAAGTTTTGCATCTACAAAAAAGAAGTGGATGATAACTACAATGAAGACCAGAAGAGAAGAGAGCAAAACCAATGCCTAGGACCAGATATCAGGAAGAAGTCAGAAAAGGTCCTCTGTAAATATTTCCATAGTCAAAACCTGCAGAAAGCAGTGACCACAGAAACAATTAAAGGTCTTCAGCCTGGCAGATCTTACCTGCTGGATGTTTATGTCATAGGACATGGGGGGCACTCTGTAAAGTATCAGAGTAAGGTTGTGAAAACTAGAAAGTTCTGTTAG